One Actinospica robiniae DSM 44927 genomic region harbors:
- a CDS encoding ABC transporter substrate-binding protein, whose product MPRSTRLLRSAALGAAVAAALLCADACGSSSGATAQQTGGHIALTFWDDNAGPTSTPYYQKLITEFEAANPSITVQYTGIPSADVAQKYNTAIAGGVTPDVGRFSTSVMSTIVAQGALIPLDSPYAGSTIKGQISPAFLATAKSAGGGGNLYMMPTSGNQDVIWYRTDRFQAAGLSAPATWSDLFADAAKLTDPGKDQYGWTIRGGSGSGFQILAEAYAYSGVTQMFDANGNSTVDSPANVAFIQMVAQQYKKTTPEADVDNAYPAMVAQFTGGEVDMVHHNLGTTGQVKKALGTKVAGMMLPVGPSGRHTILANPVSGFGIFKNSAHQAAAWQFIQFLDSHAADSYWNQQVGQIPANTQAYADAWYQSSGITKQAGDLLNSSSTTIVQPPVYLPQYSQITKTLAEPDFQKVLLGRMSAADFAKTIADALTTAEKQWKSKH is encoded by the coding sequence GTGCCCCGATCAACCCGCCTCCTGCGCTCGGCCGCCCTCGGCGCCGCGGTCGCCGCCGCGCTCCTGTGCGCCGATGCCTGCGGCTCCTCGTCCGGCGCGACCGCCCAACAGACCGGCGGCCACATCGCGCTGACGTTCTGGGACGACAACGCCGGACCGACCAGCACCCCCTACTACCAGAAGCTGATCACCGAGTTCGAAGCCGCGAACCCGAGCATCACGGTCCAGTACACCGGAATCCCCAGCGCCGACGTAGCGCAGAAGTACAACACGGCCATCGCCGGCGGCGTCACCCCCGACGTCGGCCGCTTCTCCACCTCCGTGATGAGCACGATCGTCGCCCAGGGCGCCCTGATCCCGCTCGACTCCCCGTACGCGGGCAGCACGATCAAGGGCCAGATATCCCCGGCGTTCCTGGCCACGGCGAAATCGGCCGGCGGCGGCGGGAATCTCTACATGATGCCGACCTCGGGCAACCAGGACGTCATCTGGTACCGCACCGACCGCTTCCAGGCCGCCGGGCTGAGCGCGCCGGCGACCTGGAGCGACCTGTTCGCGGACGCGGCCAAGCTCACCGATCCGGGCAAGGACCAGTACGGCTGGACCATCCGCGGCGGGTCCGGCTCGGGCTTCCAGATCCTGGCCGAGGCCTACGCGTACTCCGGCGTCACCCAGATGTTCGACGCGAACGGCAACTCCACGGTCGACTCGCCGGCGAACGTGGCGTTCATCCAGATGGTCGCGCAGCAGTACAAGAAGACCACGCCCGAGGCCGACGTGGACAACGCCTATCCGGCAATGGTCGCGCAGTTCACCGGCGGCGAAGTGGACATGGTGCACCACAACCTCGGCACCACCGGCCAGGTGAAGAAGGCGCTCGGCACGAAGGTGGCGGGCATGATGCTGCCGGTCGGCCCCAGCGGCCGGCACACCATCCTGGCCAACCCGGTCTCAGGCTTCGGCATCTTCAAGAACAGCGCGCACCAGGCGGCGGCGTGGCAGTTCATCCAGTTCCTCGACTCGCACGCCGCGGACAGCTACTGGAATCAGCAGGTGGGCCAGATCCCGGCCAACACCCAGGCCTACGCGGACGCCTGGTATCAGAGCTCCGGCATCACCAAGCAGGCCGGCGACCTGCTCAACAGCTCGTCCACCACGATCGTGCAGCCGCCGGTCTACCTGCCGCAGTACTCGCAGATCACCAAGACCCTGGCCGAACCGGACTTCCAGAAGGTGCTGCTCGGTCGGATGAGCGCAGCCGACTTCGCCAAGACCATCGCGGACGCGCTCACGACCGCCGAGAAGCAGTGGAAATCGAAGCACTGA
- a CDS encoding enolase C-terminal domain-like protein — MSATILSIEVAVFTTVAKTAVDSHGHRHPSGAHEVHEALLTITDTDGAAGRVLGQPDHVRESVLDRYLRPALLGQDPFARERLWAALARRQRGAGGSLTDRALGLADCALWDLAGRRLGLPVWKLLGGARERISAYGSTMCGDEIPGGLATPDDFAAFARALVDRGYRAVKLHTWMPPIPRAPSVDRDIEACAAVRDAVGPGVDLMLDAYHWYSRTEALRLGRALQELDYYWFEEPMDEASIASYRWLADRLEIPVIGPETSGGKNFTRAEWASTGACDILRTGVTDVGGITPAVRTLHLAEAFNMDCEVHGNGSANLALAGSCLNYRWYERGLLHPHVDFDEPPPHLHTIVDAMDDDGFVTLPPQPGLGDDFDLDYIKAHTIASW, encoded by the coding sequence TTGTCCGCGACCATCTTGAGCATCGAAGTGGCGGTCTTCACCACCGTCGCGAAGACCGCCGTCGACTCCCACGGCCATCGCCATCCGAGCGGCGCGCACGAAGTCCACGAAGCCCTGCTGACCATCACGGATACCGACGGCGCGGCCGGGCGGGTACTCGGCCAGCCGGACCACGTGCGCGAAAGCGTGCTGGACCGGTACCTCCGGCCCGCGTTGCTGGGCCAGGACCCGTTCGCGCGCGAACGCCTCTGGGCCGCTCTCGCCCGCAGGCAGCGCGGCGCCGGCGGCAGCCTGACCGACCGCGCGCTCGGCCTCGCCGACTGCGCCCTGTGGGACCTCGCCGGCCGCCGCCTGGGGCTGCCGGTGTGGAAGCTGCTCGGCGGAGCGCGCGAGCGGATCTCCGCCTACGGGTCCACCATGTGCGGCGACGAGATCCCGGGCGGCCTGGCGACCCCCGACGACTTCGCCGCGTTCGCCCGGGCCCTGGTCGATCGCGGCTACCGCGCCGTCAAACTGCACACGTGGATGCCGCCGATCCCCCGGGCGCCCTCGGTCGACCGGGACATCGAAGCCTGCGCCGCAGTGCGCGACGCGGTCGGCCCGGGCGTCGACCTCATGCTGGACGCCTACCACTGGTACTCGCGCACCGAAGCGCTCCGGCTGGGGCGCGCCCTGCAAGAGCTCGACTACTACTGGTTCGAGGAGCCGATGGACGAAGCTTCCATCGCCTCCTACCGCTGGCTCGCCGACCGACTCGAGATCCCCGTCATCGGGCCGGAGACCAGCGGGGGAAAGAACTTCACCCGCGCCGAGTGGGCCAGCACCGGAGCCTGCGACATCCTGCGCACCGGAGTGACCGACGTCGGCGGCATCACGCCCGCCGTGCGGACGCTGCACTTGGCCGAAGCGTTCAACATGGACTGCGAGGTCCACGGCAACGGCTCCGCCAACCTCGCGCTGGCGGGCTCCTGCCTCAACTACCGCTGGTACGAACGTGGACTGCTGCACCCGCACGTCGACTTCGACGAGCCTCCGCCGCACCTGCACACGATCGTCGACGCCATGGATGACGACGGCTTCGTGACGCTGCCGCCGCAGCCGGGACTGGGCGACGACTTCGACCTCGACTATATCAAGGCTCATACCATCGCATCCTGGTAG
- a CDS encoding LysR family transcriptional regulator, which translates to MDLDLAQVRAFAAVAEHRHFGRAAAELNLSQQALSKRIQRLERIIGEVLLERAPTGVSLTEAGELFLPHAQQSLAAADAATAAMRGTRRPVRVDTWGQPHPPMTRLAETMAAIPEVNIEVSNRRSLPLALRALLHGELDLAFGRVHDLERAWPPELSRQLVELSRMGVLLSGRSPLADRQALRPADLVGHRVWAPAQGSSPEFAGWWRRAAEFLDMERETGGRNIGLAQAIADINSDPARVALLPVQMVLTEEPGVAAIIPLTDPALLFGWSMIWRAGERNRDVMYLIRKLAEMSRGRAWASFRPGLDWLPQPDLEDLDGE; encoded by the coding sequence GTGGATTTGGACCTCGCGCAAGTGCGCGCGTTCGCCGCCGTGGCCGAGCACCGCCACTTCGGCCGCGCTGCGGCGGAGCTGAACTTGTCTCAGCAAGCGCTGTCCAAGCGGATTCAGCGGCTTGAGCGGATCATCGGCGAGGTGCTGCTCGAACGTGCGCCAACCGGTGTATCGCTGACCGAGGCGGGGGAGCTGTTCCTCCCGCACGCGCAGCAGTCACTCGCGGCTGCCGACGCCGCCACGGCGGCGATGCGGGGGACCCGCCGCCCGGTCAGAGTGGATACGTGGGGCCAGCCGCACCCGCCGATGACCCGGCTCGCGGAGACGATGGCGGCCATACCAGAGGTCAACATCGAGGTCAGCAACCGGCGGAGCCTACCGCTGGCATTGCGAGCCCTGCTGCACGGCGAGCTCGATCTCGCCTTCGGCCGGGTACACGACCTCGAGCGAGCCTGGCCGCCGGAACTGTCCCGGCAGCTTGTCGAACTGAGCCGGATGGGCGTGCTCCTCAGCGGCCGCAGTCCTCTCGCCGACCGTCAGGCCCTGCGCCCGGCCGACCTGGTCGGGCATCGAGTCTGGGCGCCGGCGCAGGGTAGCTCGCCGGAGTTCGCCGGCTGGTGGCGCCGGGCCGCCGAATTTCTCGACATGGAGCGGGAGACCGGCGGCCGCAACATCGGCCTCGCCCAGGCGATCGCCGACATCAACTCCGATCCGGCCAGGGTGGCCCTGCTGCCGGTCCAGATGGTGCTGACCGAGGAGCCGGGTGTGGCCGCGATCATTCCGCTGACCGATCCAGCCCTCCTGTTCGGTTGGTCGATGATCTGGCGGGCGGGTGAGCGCAACCGCGACGTCATGTACCTGATCCGCAAGCTCGCCGAGATGAGCCGAGGGCGGGCATGGGCGTCGTTCCGCCCTGGGCTCGACTGGTTACCGCAACCCGATCTCGAGGACCTCGACGGGGAGTGA
- a CDS encoding glycoside hydrolase family 36 protein → MIITHGDALELDLHCTAGEPPRLAAVRLGDEQTLLAAESSDPETRILLPLSHIELAGHSRERTSSKRHIGGAVSGRLAYLSHTVVASGDTRILEITSHDPVSDLTVVACLEQRSGVAAVRGWTRVTAGAQPVVLLHATSLLVPGALPVDTGALWEERLSVWDAANPWCGEGRWRRASLAERGLTVTDRPDARNRVALSSTGSWSSSEHLPMGALTDEHTGRALVWQIEHNGSWAWEIGDTYDAVYLGLSGPCDAENQWSTALGPGECFTTVPVTLAASALGLEGAVGELTRHRRLTRRPHADHENLPIIFNDYMNCLSGDPSTERLSPLVEAAAKAGSEYFVIDAGWYDDTDGWWDSVGAWQPSTHRFPGGLREVTDLVRERGMTPGLWLEPEVVGVRSPLAQTLPDEAFFQRAGHRLTERGRHQLDLRHPAARAHLNETIERLVDDFGLGYFKFDYNIEIGPGTDRDTHSAGDGLLGHNRAYLAWLDELLERHPGLVIESCASGGMRTDHAMLATAQLHSITDQTDFRLLPAITAAAPMAVAPEQGAMWTYPVPEMTDRETAFNLAGALLGRVHLSGRLDLLRPSQEALVLEALTVYRELRRHLPTAVPHWPLGLPAWRDGWVSLALEVDAAEAAGYVLVWRRDGEQELAELPLAWIGAADRRAKVVFPASSAEEGETSAVWDQSASSLTVALQPWSAALVKLTGSAEPQTGVTGRH, encoded by the coding sequence ATGATCATCACCCACGGGGATGCCCTCGAGCTGGACCTGCACTGCACCGCCGGTGAGCCGCCACGTCTGGCCGCGGTGCGGCTCGGCGACGAGCAGACGCTGCTGGCGGCCGAGAGTTCGGACCCGGAAACCCGCATACTCCTGCCCTTGTCGCACATCGAACTCGCCGGCCACTCCCGCGAGCGGACCAGCAGCAAGCGCCACATCGGCGGCGCGGTCTCCGGGCGTCTGGCCTACCTCTCCCACACGGTCGTCGCCTCCGGCGACACCCGGATCCTGGAGATCACCTCGCACGACCCGGTCAGCGATCTGACCGTGGTCGCCTGCCTCGAACAGCGCTCCGGCGTCGCCGCGGTGCGCGGCTGGACCCGGGTCACCGCCGGCGCACAGCCTGTCGTGCTGCTGCACGCCACTTCCCTGCTCGTGCCCGGCGCCCTGCCCGTGGACACCGGCGCGCTGTGGGAGGAGCGGCTGAGCGTCTGGGATGCGGCCAACCCGTGGTGCGGTGAAGGCCGCTGGCGCCGCGCAAGCCTCGCCGAGCGCGGACTGACCGTCACCGACCGCCCCGACGCACGCAACCGCGTGGCGCTCTCGAGCACCGGATCGTGGTCCTCCTCGGAACACCTGCCGATGGGCGCACTCACCGACGAGCACACCGGTCGCGCCCTGGTGTGGCAGATCGAGCACAACGGTTCGTGGGCCTGGGAGATCGGCGACACCTACGACGCGGTCTACCTCGGTCTGTCCGGCCCTTGCGACGCGGAGAACCAGTGGTCGACGGCTCTCGGCCCGGGGGAGTGCTTCACCACGGTGCCGGTCACCCTCGCAGCTTCCGCCCTGGGGCTCGAGGGCGCGGTCGGAGAGCTGACGCGGCACCGGCGCCTGACTCGCAGGCCGCACGCCGACCATGAGAACCTGCCGATCATCTTCAACGACTACATGAACTGCCTGAGCGGCGACCCCAGCACCGAGCGGTTGTCCCCCCTCGTGGAGGCCGCGGCCAAGGCAGGCTCGGAGTACTTCGTCATCGACGCCGGCTGGTACGACGACACCGACGGCTGGTGGGACAGCGTCGGGGCCTGGCAACCCTCGACGCACCGCTTTCCGGGGGGTCTGCGGGAGGTGACGGACCTCGTGCGCGAACGCGGTATGACACCAGGTCTCTGGCTCGAGCCCGAGGTTGTGGGCGTGCGCAGCCCCCTTGCCCAGACACTGCCCGACGAGGCGTTCTTCCAGCGTGCCGGGCATCGCCTGACCGAGCGCGGCCGCCATCAGTTGGATCTGCGGCACCCGGCCGCCCGCGCCCACCTGAACGAGACCATCGAGCGCCTCGTCGACGACTTCGGCCTCGGATACTTCAAGTTCGACTACAACATCGAGATCGGCCCCGGAACCGACCGCGACACGCACAGCGCGGGAGACGGTCTGCTCGGCCACAACCGCGCATATCTCGCGTGGCTCGATGAACTGCTCGAGCGCCATCCGGGCCTCGTCATCGAAAGCTGCGCTTCCGGAGGCATGCGAACCGACCACGCCATGCTCGCCACCGCCCAGCTGCACTCGATCACCGACCAGACCGACTTCCGCCTGCTTCCCGCCATCACTGCGGCGGCGCCCATGGCCGTCGCTCCTGAACAGGGGGCGATGTGGACCTATCCGGTGCCTGAGATGACGGACCGCGAGACAGCCTTCAACCTCGCCGGCGCCCTGCTCGGCCGGGTGCATCTGAGCGGGCGGCTCGACCTGCTGCGCCCGAGCCAGGAAGCGCTGGTTCTCGAAGCGCTCACGGTCTACCGCGAGTTGCGCCGGCATCTGCCGACCGCGGTGCCGCACTGGCCGCTCGGATTGCCCGCCTGGCGCGACGGCTGGGTCTCGCTAGCCCTCGAGGTGGATGCGGCCGAAGCCGCCGGATACGTCCTCGTCTGGCGCCGCGACGGCGAGCAGGAGCTGGCTGAACTGCCGTTGGCGTGGATCGGTGCGGCGGACCGCCGGGCGAAGGTCGTCTTTCCGGCATCGAGCGCCGAGGAAGGCGAGACGAGTGCCGTGTGGGACCAGAGCGCGAGTTCGCTCACCGTCGCGCTCCAGCCGTGGAGCGCCGCGCTCGTCAAGCTCACCGGATCCGCCGAGCCCCAGACCGGCGTCACCGGTCGACACTGA
- a CDS encoding CBM35 domain-containing protein: MKSIRAKARAVVAGTLVAGTSFAGALATAPAASAATSTFTVNLGTSTGAVMHGATGALYGVSDAGVPSANLITPLNVTTIAQGPPGDTQHPNGDAGKISSSFMAEDSNGKILVYLQDYYSSWPYPTETLASYESTVNTIMAALAASPQKADFEIVPFNEPDQQWFDLGGGSSYYSNFYTWWDALYSEIRSDDPGAVIVGPNESGFDSAFMPGFLAHAKAAGDLPGLISWHELATSSLANFAGHYSTYRADETAAGITSPIPIDIDEYGTDLDLSSPGQLVQWIAMFEKAKVYGDMAYWDIAGDFDDLVTGQNTPTGAYWLYYWYARMTGNTVAVTPPSPNTADTLQGVASYDTSKDQAQVILGGSSGAANTVINGISSSVFGSNVTATVEETDWSGFAGAGATPRVISRSTYSTSSGSITVPLTTMNAMSAYRIVLTPANTTSVTQPTVPSSSTYYAANASITAGTVYTQGGYATADGKDVGALNASNSAVTFTVATPTSGSYNLAIYYGNQTGTYAQQALSIDGVAKQFVNYPATLSWLWRSYVTVPVTLTAGTHTITLAVSNATLGTSIGQVTLDQIVLTAASSATTGYESTLGRTSGTVTYNYAASDGTGEGTLDLASGAASTVDVYAPSNGFYPTTIRYSANSGSSLMLTANGEPVAGSSLPSTSGSISTATASVYLQAGLNPVTVTASGTGSVQDVFVAASPSGTGTTYEAESSANTLGGTAVVTSDTWASGGKYVGYIGDGSANTLTFKNVTASSAGTYMLVIGYSNDDTAGSGNYNSNIESRWSQISVNGGVATTEVFANTFSWDSFRTVAIPVTLAAGSNTIEFSNSTGYVPNIDYIQLAQL, from the coding sequence ATGAAGTCCATACGCGCAAAGGCGCGCGCCGTGGTCGCCGGAACGCTCGTCGCCGGCACGTCCTTCGCCGGCGCCCTGGCAACCGCCCCTGCCGCCTCCGCCGCCACATCCACCTTCACCGTCAACCTGGGCACCAGCACGGGCGCGGTGATGCACGGTGCGACCGGCGCCCTGTACGGGGTCTCGGACGCGGGCGTGCCGTCCGCGAACCTGATCACGCCGCTCAACGTCACCACCATCGCCCAGGGTCCGCCCGGGGACACCCAGCACCCCAACGGCGACGCCGGCAAGATCTCCTCGTCCTTCATGGCCGAGGACAGCAACGGCAAGATCCTGGTGTACCTGCAGGACTACTACTCGTCCTGGCCGTACCCGACCGAGACCCTGGCGTCCTACGAGTCCACGGTCAACACCATCATGGCCGCTCTCGCCGCGAGCCCGCAGAAGGCGGACTTCGAGATCGTGCCCTTCAACGAGCCGGACCAGCAGTGGTTCGACCTCGGCGGCGGCTCCAGCTACTACAGCAACTTCTACACCTGGTGGGACGCGCTGTACTCGGAGATCAGGTCGGACGACCCGGGCGCGGTGATCGTCGGGCCGAACGAGTCCGGGTTCGACTCCGCGTTCATGCCCGGCTTCCTGGCCCACGCCAAGGCCGCGGGCGACCTGCCGGGCCTGATCAGCTGGCACGAACTGGCCACCAGCAGCCTCGCGAACTTCGCCGGGCACTACTCCACCTACCGCGCGGATGAGACGGCGGCCGGGATCACCTCGCCGATCCCGATCGACATCGACGAGTACGGTACCGACCTGGACCTGTCCTCGCCGGGTCAGCTCGTGCAGTGGATCGCCATGTTCGAGAAGGCCAAGGTCTACGGCGACATGGCCTACTGGGATATCGCAGGCGACTTCGACGATCTCGTGACCGGCCAGAACACCCCGACCGGCGCGTACTGGCTGTACTACTGGTACGCCCGGATGACCGGCAACACCGTGGCGGTCACCCCGCCCTCGCCGAATACGGCGGACACGTTGCAGGGCGTGGCCTCGTACGACACGAGCAAGGATCAGGCCCAGGTCATCCTCGGCGGGTCCTCGGGCGCCGCGAACACCGTCATCAACGGCATCTCCTCGAGCGTGTTCGGCTCCAACGTGACCGCGACGGTCGAGGAGACCGACTGGTCCGGCTTCGCCGGTGCCGGCGCGACGCCGCGGGTGATCTCGCGGAGCACGTACTCGACCTCGTCCGGCTCGATCACCGTGCCGCTGACGACCATGAACGCGATGTCGGCGTATCGCATCGTGCTGACCCCGGCGAACACCACCAGCGTGACCCAGCCGACTGTGCCGTCCAGTTCCACGTATTACGCGGCCAATGCCTCGATCACGGCCGGCACCGTGTACACGCAGGGCGGCTATGCGACCGCCGACGGCAAGGACGTCGGCGCGCTGAATGCCTCCAACAGCGCGGTGACCTTCACAGTGGCCACCCCCACATCAGGGTCCTACAACCTCGCGATCTACTACGGGAACCAGACCGGCACCTATGCGCAGCAGGCGCTGAGCATCGACGGCGTGGCCAAGCAGTTCGTCAACTATCCGGCCACCCTCAGCTGGCTGTGGCGCAGCTACGTCACCGTGCCGGTCACGCTCACGGCTGGGACTCACACGATCACGCTCGCCGTGTCGAACGCGACGCTGGGGACATCGATCGGCCAGGTCACGCTGGACCAGATCGTCCTCACCGCGGCCTCGTCGGCCACGACCGGTTACGAGTCGACCCTCGGCCGTACCTCCGGCACCGTCACCTACAACTACGCGGCCTCGGACGGAACCGGCGAGGGCACGCTCGACCTCGCTTCCGGCGCCGCCTCGACCGTCGACGTCTACGCTCCTTCGAACGGCTTCTACCCGACCACCATCCGCTACTCCGCCAACAGCGGCAGCAGCCTGATGCTGACCGCGAACGGCGAACCGGTGGCCGGATCCTCGCTGCCGTCCACCTCCGGCTCGATCTCCACCGCCACCGCGTCGGTGTACCTGCAGGCCGGGCTCAACCCGGTCACGGTCACCGCGTCCGGCACGGGATCGGTGCAGGACGTCTTCGTCGCGGCATCGCCCAGCGGCACCGGGACGACGTATGAGGCGGAAAGCTCGGCCAACACCCTCGGCGGCACCGCGGTCGTCACAAGCGACACGTGGGCCTCGGGCGGCAAATACGTCGGGTACATCGGCGACGGATCGGCCAACACGCTCACGTTCAAGAACGTCACCGCGTCGAGCGCGGGCACGTACATGCTCGTCATCGGGTACTCGAACGACGACACGGCCGGATCGGGCAACTACAACTCGAACATCGAGTCGCGCTGGTCTCAGATCTCGGTCAACGGCGGCGTCGCGACCACGGAGGTGTTCGCCAACACCTTCAGCTGGGACAGCTTCCGTACCGTCGCCATCCCGGTGACGCTCGCGGCCGGCAGCAACACGATCGAATTCAGCAACTCGACCGGCTACGTCCCGAACATCGACTACATCCAGCTGGCGCAGCTGTAG
- a CDS encoding LacI family DNA-binding transcriptional regulator has product MTGSGNINSAASRTVPDRGPAATSIWEVARAAGVSHQTVSRVINGKPHVKAETRALVLATIEQLGFTPNKAAQALAGGPVRAVTVLTTKTAEYGYAAALRGIEEAARAARFTVGISVLEPDAATGTQDVIERLAAGRAAIVIAFEAAGVRALDALPQDLPVVGIIERPATGNLPDGRPQVWIDDREAASRATRHLLGLGHQTVHYLSIPSSTQKLSQRTRGWRDALTAAGRPVPQQHAADWTPRSGYRAARELVADPGITAILAGNDDLALGVLRAAREAGRDVPGDLSVIGFDDAPQSAYLAPALTTVRLDFEGLGRASFGLLHNLLEPANLQPPAAWDEPELILRESSGPAPR; this is encoded by the coding sequence GTGACAGGGAGCGGTAACATCAACAGCGCAGCCTCGAGGACCGTGCCCGACCGCGGGCCGGCCGCCACCAGCATCTGGGAGGTGGCCCGCGCCGCCGGGGTCTCGCACCAGACCGTCTCCCGGGTGATCAACGGCAAGCCGCACGTCAAGGCCGAAACGCGGGCTCTGGTGCTGGCGACGATCGAGCAACTCGGCTTCACTCCGAACAAGGCCGCGCAGGCGCTGGCCGGCGGACCCGTGCGGGCCGTTACGGTGCTGACCACCAAGACGGCCGAGTACGGCTACGCTGCGGCGCTGCGCGGCATCGAGGAGGCGGCCCGCGCCGCGCGGTTCACGGTCGGTATCAGTGTGCTGGAACCTGATGCCGCGACCGGGACGCAGGACGTGATAGAGCGCTTGGCGGCCGGTCGGGCGGCCATCGTGATCGCGTTCGAAGCGGCGGGTGTGCGCGCGCTGGACGCGTTGCCGCAGGATCTCCCGGTGGTCGGTATCATCGAGCGGCCGGCGACCGGGAACCTGCCGGACGGCCGGCCGCAGGTGTGGATCGACGACCGCGAGGCCGCCTCCCGCGCAACCCGGCACCTGCTCGGCCTCGGCCACCAGACCGTGCACTACCTGTCCATCCCCTCCTCCACGCAGAAGCTCAGCCAGCGCACCCGGGGCTGGCGCGACGCTCTGACCGCGGCCGGGCGCCCGGTCCCGCAGCAGCACGCGGCCGACTGGACCCCGCGGTCCGGCTACCGCGCGGCGCGCGAACTGGTCGCCGACCCCGGGATCACCGCGATCCTCGCGGGCAATGACGATCTGGCTCTCGGCGTGCTGCGCGCGGCCCGCGAGGCCGGCCGGGACGTGCCCGGGGACCTGAGTGTCATCGGGTTCGACGACGCACCGCAGTCGGCGTACCTGGCACCGGCCCTCACCACGGTGCGGCTCGACTTCGAGGGGCTCGGCCGGGCGAGCTTCGGACTGCTGCACAACCTGCTCGAGCCCGCCAACCTCCAGCCGCCCGCGGCATGGGACGAGCCCGAGCTGATCCTGCGCGAAAGCAGCGGCCCGGCTCCGCGCTGA
- a CDS encoding ABC transporter substrate-binding protein, which translates to MFRRVTRKTLALATAAASVAGLTSACGGSSGSSGGVVDLTYMIWQTSEEAAYQQSINVFEKAHPDIHVTIDLVPWAQYWAKLQTSAAGRNMPDLFWDHLEYLPQLAKEGIITNIASDVKSSKVDLSQYSSKLLAEWTNGSTLYGLPKDWDTIATIYNAKDLTAAGITPAQLGSLSWNTTDGGTFVQALQKLTIDQNGKHPNEAGFDASHVKQYGIALEAPNGQQDWWDFGVENGCQLQDKAYGNWTVSSPACVQAMQFEQDLMYKWHVAAPGTITNTPNAAALPQILAQNTAAITFDGDWDLDTYQSSLPAGSWGVAALPTGPAGSGTVFNGLSDAIYAGTKHPQQAWELEEWLGSAASEKIVTDSGTVWAAIPSLDPGFITAWKAKGIDVSAFYQGSQGTTIGYPLTTSGTAFTNVVLKDMNQVWLNQMTPQVAAGDITTVSNAAVASGS; encoded by the coding sequence ATGTTCCGACGCGTCACCAGGAAGACACTCGCTCTCGCCACCGCCGCCGCTTCAGTGGCCGGGCTGACCTCCGCCTGTGGAGGATCTTCCGGTTCCTCCGGAGGAGTGGTCGACCTCACCTACATGATCTGGCAGACGAGCGAAGAGGCCGCCTACCAGCAGTCGATCAACGTGTTCGAGAAGGCGCACCCGGACATCCACGTCACCATCGATCTGGTGCCCTGGGCGCAGTACTGGGCGAAGCTGCAGACCTCGGCGGCCGGGCGGAACATGCCGGACCTGTTCTGGGACCACCTGGAATACCTGCCGCAGCTGGCGAAGGAAGGCATCATCACCAACATCGCCTCCGACGTGAAGTCTTCCAAGGTCGACCTGAGCCAGTACAGCTCGAAGCTGCTCGCCGAGTGGACCAACGGCAGCACGCTCTACGGCCTGCCGAAGGACTGGGACACCATCGCGACGATCTACAACGCGAAGGACCTGACCGCGGCCGGGATCACCCCGGCGCAGCTGGGTTCGCTCAGCTGGAACACCACCGACGGCGGCACCTTCGTGCAGGCGCTGCAGAAGCTGACGATCGACCAGAACGGCAAGCACCCGAATGAGGCCGGCTTCGACGCGAGCCACGTCAAGCAGTACGGCATCGCGCTCGAGGCCCCGAACGGCCAGCAGGACTGGTGGGACTTCGGCGTGGAGAACGGCTGCCAGCTGCAGGACAAGGCGTACGGCAACTGGACCGTTAGCTCGCCCGCGTGCGTCCAGGCGATGCAGTTCGAGCAGGACCTGATGTACAAGTGGCACGTCGCCGCGCCGGGCACGATCACGAACACCCCGAACGCCGCGGCGCTGCCGCAGATCCTGGCGCAGAACACCGCCGCCATCACCTTCGACGGCGACTGGGACCTGGACACCTACCAGAGCTCGCTGCCCGCGGGCAGCTGGGGTGTGGCCGCCCTGCCGACCGGCCCGGCCGGCAGCGGCACCGTGTTCAACGGCCTGAGCGACGCGATCTACGCCGGCACCAAGCACCCGCAGCAGGCCTGGGAGCTCGAGGAGTGGCTCGGCTCGGCCGCGTCGGAGAAGATCGTGACCGACTCGGGCACGGTCTGGGCGGCGATCCCCAGCCTGGACCCGGGCTTCATCACCGCGTGGAAGGCCAAGGGCATCGACGTCTCGGCCTTCTACCAGGGCTCCCAGGGCACGACCATCGGGTATCCACTGACCACCTCGGGTACCGCGTTCACCAACGTGGTGCTCAAGGACATGAACCAGGTCTGGCTCAACCAGATGACCCCGCAGGTGGCCGCGGGCGACATCACCACGGTGTCCAACGCAGCCGTCGCCAGCGGCAGCTAG